The uncultured Paludibaculum sp. sequence GGACTCTGGCTGGGGTCGCCCAGCGTGCGGCGCCCCCCGCAGGATCGTTGGCGGAACTCGAGCCGTCACACCACCTAGCCCCACCTCAGCTATCCTTCGCCCGGTCCGGCGGAGCGCCTCGCTCCACCTCCTGCACCTGGCCGTATGATGGAGACAGAAGTCGTGGGCTGGGGCTGTCGGAAGTTGGACCCACTATGCCTTGCTTGCTCCTAATCGCCGTCCTACTGTTTCCACGCATCGCGCTCGCTTTGCTGTGGTTTTTCTCAACCTACCTGGATCGCCCATTCCACAGTGCCTTCGTACTGCTGCTGCTGGGATTCTTCTTCCTGCCTCTGACAACGCTGGTATACGCATGGGAGATCAACAGCGGCATGCCCACAACCGGCATCAATCTGCTGTGGCTGCTGCTGGCGGTGATTGTTGATCTAGGTGGATTGGGCGGTGGAGCACACCGGGGATCGAAGAGGTAGCCCCGCCGGCACGGCCACATTGTCCTTGACTCACGGCAGGGGCATAGGCATCTACCCCTAGACAGCCTTCGCCCATGCCAAAGACAGAGCTCGTCCCCGGAACACTCATCTTGCTTGTGCTGCGCGTACTGCAAGCTGGACCGAGTGCGACAGGACCTGTCATGGGACCCGCGTCCCGCGGCGCTCTCCCGGCTTTCGGAATTGGAGTGCCTTCACTTTGACACATGCCCCAAGAGGCCGCATTCTGGACGCATGGAGACTGTGACGATCGGCATCATCGGCGACTTCGATCCTGGGTCGGAGACGCACCGCGCGACCAACGATGGGCTGCGGCATGCCGGCGAGGCGCTGCAACTGAATGTGCAGGCCGTGTGGCTGCCCACCGATGGACAGCAGTCATTTGACGGTTATGCGGGACTCTTCTGTGCTCCGGGCAGTCCGTACAAGAGCTTGGACGGCGCGCTGGCCGGAATCCGTCATGCGCGGGAGAATGACGTGCCGTTTCTCGGAACGTGCGGCGGCTTCCAACATTTGGTAATTGAGTACGCCCGCAATGTGATGGGCCTCCGGGAAGCGTCGCATGCGGGGTCGGATCCCTACGCGTCGTGTCTCTTCGTGACACGGTTGAGCTGCTCGCTGGTGGGCCAGTCGATGGAGGTCTCCATCACTCCGGGCAGCCGGGCGGCGAAAGTACTGGGCAGCGAAACGACGACAGAGGCGTACTACTGCAATTTCGGCCTGAATCCGGAGTATCAGCAGGCGCTCGCCGTCGCCGGCCTGCGGATCAGCGGAGTGGACCAGGAAGGCGCCGCGCGCATTGTGGAACTGCCCGGACACCGCTATTTCCTGGGCACGTTGTTTGTGCCACAGGCCCGGTCGAAACCGGGCGCGCCGCACCCAATGGTTGTGGAGTTGTGCCGGGCGGCCGCGGACAAGGCGCGATGACGGAGCCCCACTGATCGGCACAGGTCCTTGAGGGACGCCAGGGGGCCGCTACTCCATCCGCAAGGCGGACACCGGCTCAATGTTCATCGCCCGGCGCGCCGGGATCCAACAGGCAGCCATCGCCGAGACCATGACCACGGCCGCGACACACGAAGCCACCCCCAGACTCCCGGATTCGAACCCTTCCATCATGCCGCGCAGAATGCGTAACAGCAGCGCGCCGCCGACAAACCCCAGTAGGAACCCGACGAGCACCGCAACAGTCCCCTGACGGAAGATGAGGGCATGCACGTTGGCCGGCGTTGCGCCCAGAGCCATGCGGATGCCGATCTCCTGGGTCCGTCGGGACGTCAGATAAGCGGACACGCCGTAGACGCCGGCCGCGGACATGAGCAAGGCGAGGCACCCGGTCAGCGCCAGAATCGTCAGGATAAAGCGGCGGCCAGCCAGTGAATCCTGGACGAGCGATCGCATCGAGGTGCTGAGCAGCACCGGTTGATTGGGATCGACTGAGGCGACGGCGGAGCGGATCTCCTCGTCCATGGTCTCCTGACGCCCGTTGGTTCTGACCACAAGAAAGGCCGCCTCCTCCAGCGCGCCGCCGGAGAGATAGACATTGTGGTGGACGGTGCCCTCCAGCGAAGAGTGCCGCATGCTGGAGACAACGCCAATGACCCGCTTCCAATTGTTGGGCCGCTCCGGCGTGCAGTAGACACATAGGGGACGTCCAACAGCGCTGGCCTCAGGCCAAAGGCGCCGGGCCACCTCCTCATCGACGACCGCGGTATCGCTGCGGGCATCGACTTCGTCTTGCCGGAACCAACGCCCGGCCGACAGGCGAACACCCAAGGCTTGCAGGTAGTCGCCTCCAACCACATCAATCTCGGCCAGGAGTTGGTTGGCGGGTTCGAACGGAGCGGTGGCATGCGCGCTGATGAAGCCGCCGTGATTCTCGCCGCTGAAAGGGAGTGCGTCGACCGTGCCGGCATTCACCACGCCCGGGATGCGGCGCACCGCGTCGAGGAGTCGGCTGTAGACCCCAGCCCGCAGATGCGGTGTGCCGTAGCGCTCATGTGCCGGCAGTACGACCGCCGCAAAAGTGTGCTCGATGTTGAAGCCTGGATCAGTGCGCCACAGCTCCAGGAAGCGTCCGCCGAACTGCCCGCCCACAATGGCAAGCACGATCGTAATGGCAATCTCGGCCACGACAAGCGCCGAGCGAAAGTGGTCGTGTCGCCCGGAGACGGCCGAACGCGTGCCGAAGGGCCCGGCTCCCACGGCCGAACCCACGGATCGAAACGCGGGCACGATCCCAAAGAGCAGCCCCGTGATGACGGCGGCGGCCAGGGCGAACAGGAGGACCGGCGCGTCAGCGTGTGCACTGGCAAGTCTGGGGATACTCGCCGGCACAACGGCCGGAAGGAGTCTCCAAGTCGAGGCCGCGATGGCAAAGCCGCCGATGCCCCCTAGGGCTGCCAGCACCAGGCTCTCGGTCAGCAACTGACGGATAATGCGGGCACGGCCGGCGCCAATAGCCATTCGCACGGCAACCTCGCGTTGCCTGGCAAACCCACGGGCCAGAAGCAGGTTGGCCACGTTCACACATCCGATGAGCAGAAACATCACGGCCGCCGCCATGAGGAACCAGAGCGATCGCCCGGCAGTTCCAGTCGTCCGCTCACGTAAGGAATCCAGTCGGTGGGTCCGGTCCCGATTGGTGGCCGGCGTCTCCAGGGCCAGAGCAGCGCTGATCGAATCGATCTCCGCCTGGGCCTGGTCGATGCTGATGCCCGGCCGCAGTCTTGCCACCATCCCGAGTGCCCCGGAAGGAGCAGAAGCCGGATTGACCTGCAAGGGCGCCCAGAACTCCACATAAGGGGCAGGGGTGCGCGCTGCTGTCCTGCGGAGGGGGAAGTCGAAACCCGGAGGCATGATACCGATCACGAGGCAGCTTCGCGCGTTGACAGTCACCGTGCGGCCCACGATCTCCGGGTCGGAATGAAAGCGCCGGCGCCAGAGACCGTGGCTCAGGATGATCACATTGGCGTGACCGGGCTGATCCTCCTCGGGCAGAATGTTGCGCCCGAGCATCGGCGAGACGCCAAGCGTTGGGAAGAGTGTTGCGGAGATCCGGACGCCGTATAGGGCCTGGGGCGGAGTGAGCGGGTCGCCCGACAGATCGAAGACGGCGTTGCCGAAGACGCCCACGGACCGCAGAGTCCGGGCACGTTGCGTGATTGCCAGCGCATCGTTCCAGAAGACCCAGTCCCCGCTGGAGCGTGTCGCGTTTCTATGATCGGTGGCGATCTGGACCAGCTCCTGGGGGCGTGTATACGGGAGGGGGTCGAGAACAACCGCTTTCACAGCGGCGAAGACGACGGAGGTGACGCCGACGGTGACGGCAATGGAGAGCAGGGCCACCATGGCGAACTCCGGCCGCTTGCGCAGGGTTCGCAAAGCATAGGCGGCATCCTGAATCAGA is a genomic window containing:
- a CDS encoding ABC transporter permease — encoded protein: MIWLRKLFFRNRAEQELEKELQFHLDQTVADLVARGHDPREAQRLARIAMGGQEQVKEACRDARGTRWLEDLIQDAAYALRTLRKRPEFAMVALLSIAVTVGVTSVVFAAVKAVVLDPLPYTRPQELVQIATDHRNATRSSGDWVFWNDALAITQRARTLRSVGVFGNAVFDLSGDPLTPPQALYGVRISATLFPTLGVSPMLGRNILPEEDQPGHANVIILSHGLWRRRFHSDPEIVGRTVTVNARSCLVIGIMPPGFDFPLRRTAARTPAPYVEFWAPLQVNPASAPSGALGMVARLRPGISIDQAQAEIDSISAALALETPATNRDRTHRLDSLRERTTGTAGRSLWFLMAAAVMFLLIGCVNVANLLLARGFARQREVAVRMAIGAGRARIIRQLLTESLVLAALGGIGGFAIAASTWRLLPAVVPASIPRLASAHADAPVLLFALAAAVITGLLFGIVPAFRSVGSAVGAGPFGTRSAVSGRHDHFRSALVVAEIAITIVLAIVGGQFGGRFLELWRTDPGFNIEHTFAAVVLPAHERYGTPHLRAGVYSRLLDAVRRIPGVVNAGTVDALPFSGENHGGFISAHATAPFEPANQLLAEIDVVGGDYLQALGVRLSAGRWFRQDEVDARSDTAVVDEEVARRLWPEASAVGRPLCVYCTPERPNNWKRVIGVVSSMRHSSLEGTVHHNVYLSGGALEEAAFLVVRTNGRQETMDEEIRSAVASVDPNQPVLLSTSMRSLVQDSLAGRRFILTILALTGCLALLMSAAGVYGVSAYLTSRRTQEIGIRMALGATPANVHALIFRQGTVAVLVGFLLGFVGGALLLRILRGMMEGFESGSLGVASCVAAVVMVSAMAACWIPARRAMNIEPVSALRME